From a region of the Calonectris borealis chromosome 2, bCalBor7.hap1.2, whole genome shotgun sequence genome:
- the TMEM74 gene encoding transmembrane protein 74 — protein MACMELLYLAEESRQAPLGTAAGWSLPSPPYEQQQQQRAGGEVDPRAAAAVAALHCERHCKPLQRGPLAELPPAPQPSPAGTSPREHPAPPGTSQSCHPPERLPGEEDGGKKKACCCAQELETSFTYVDENVNLEHARSAPSPTGGRCQDAPLQQRSCRELPPDWVHDSPSLVSEEDDAASEVAAGKSVDYGFISAILFLVSGILLVIISYVVPRDVTVDPNTVAAREMERLENESARIGAHLDRCVIAGLCLLTLGGVVLSSLLMMSMWKGELYRRSRFASSKESAKLYGSFNFRMKSGANDNMLELSLVEEDVLAIDN, from the coding sequence ATGGCTTGCATGGAGCTTCTCTACCTGGCTGAGGAGAGCAGGCAGGCACCCCTGGGCACCGCTGCCGGCTGGAGCCTGCCATCCCCTCCCtacgagcagcagcagcagcagcgtgcggGGGGTGAGGTGGACCCCAGAGCAGCCGCTGCCGTGGCAGCCCTGCACTGCGAAAGGCATTGcaagcccttgcagaggggcCCTCTGGCTGAGctccccccggcaccccagcCCTCCCCCGCGGGCACCTCTCCCCGggagcaccctgcaccccctggcACCTCCCAGTCCTGCCACCCACCTGAGCGCTTGCCCGGGGAAGAGGacggagggaagaagaaagcctGCTGTTGTGCCCAGGAACTCGAGACGTCATTCACCTACGTGGATGAAAATGTAAACCTGGAGCATGCAAGAAGTGCCCCCAGTCCTACAGGCGGCCGCTGCCAGGATGCCCCTCTGCAGCAGCGTTCCTGCAGGGAGCTGCCACCTGACTGGGTGCACGATTCTCCTTCCCTGGTCTCTGAGGAGGACGACGCTGCCTCGGAGGTGGCGGCCGGGAAATCCGTGGACTATGGGTTCATTAGTGCCATTTTGTTCCTGGTTAGTGGCATTTTGCTGGTGATCATTTCCTACGTGGTACCCAGAGACGTGACTGTGGATCCCAACACCGTGGCTGCCCGGGAGATGGAGAGGCTGGAGAACGAGAGCGCTAGGATCGGGGCTCATTTGGACCGCTGTGTTATCGCCGGGCTGTGTCTCTTAACCCTGGGGGGAGTGGTGCTCTCCAGCCTGCTGATGATGTCCATGTGGAAAGGGGAGCTGTACCGGAGGAGCAGGTTTGCGTCCTCCAAGGAGTCTGCGAAGCTGTATGGGTCTTTCAATTTCAGAATGAAGTCTGGTGCAAACGATAATATGCTCGAGCTGTCGTTAGTTGAGGAAGATGTGCTTGCCATAGATAATTAG